CTCTCATGCATGCTGACCTTGGCCCAGGTCACCATCCGGCCCGGCGTGGTGCGGCCCTGCGCCCACAGCGCGGCCTGTTCTTCCCTGGTGCGCAGCGTGCACGTCACCAGCACATCAATCCCGTTTTGCTTTGCCGAATCTAAAAAGGCCTGCGCTTTTTGGGCGCAGGCCTTTGTTAAGTCGGACAGGTTCCGACTTGGCATTTAGCCGCCCGCAGCTGCCAGGATGCCTTCGATGCGGGTCTTTTCGGCCACGAGCCAATCACTTTGCGCTTGCATGGATTCCAACTGCGCATTCTTCTCGGCCTTTACCGCAGCCTCGGCAGCGGTCAGATTCACGGGGAACAAGGCGATTTGCGCTTGCATTTGTGAAATGTCCGTGCTGATGGCGGCGATCTGTTTCACCAGGGATGCCACATCGCTGACGGCTTTTTTGGTCAGGTCGCCGGTGTAGGCCTTTGGCTCCAACGCGATCACGTTGTCAAACATGTAGGCGATGGACGAGTCACCATTGATCACGCCAGCTTTGGCCGCAGCCTTGATGAAGTCATCCACGTCCTTGAAGACGCGCACTTTGCCCAGCGTGTCGGCAATGTAGTGCTGCGGCACGGTGGGATCTCCAAACGAGGCTTTCACCTTGACTGAGAAATCGCCGTTCTTGACGTTGGTTACTTCAAAGTTGAAGCCGATCACGGCAGCGCCCAGGGACACCACACGCGCAAGTTGAATACGAGCAGTCATTTCCAAAACTCCAATTGGTTTGTGTTGTCAATAGCGAAATACTATTGATGGGCGGGATG
This sequence is a window from Rhodoferax sp. WC2427. Protein-coding genes within it:
- a CDS encoding M15 family metallopeptidase; its protein translation is MPSRNLSDLTKACAQKAQAFLDSAKQNGIDVLVTCTLRTREEQAALWAQGRTTPGRMVTWAKVSMHESGEALDVVPLRHGVPVWGTVGPDGELWQRLGALGEAAGLTWGGRWRTPDYPHFQNDKG